From the Cupriavidus necator N-1 genome, one window contains:
- a CDS encoding glycerol-3-phosphate dehydrogenase/oxidase has translation MVIFPSRSANRERAAMTSTEPLRLVRRDLLDRLETDAFDILVVGGGVTGAYAALDASLRGYRVALVEKCDFAAGTSSKSSKMVHGGLRYIEQGNLGLVRHSLLERQRLRRNARHLVQRLPFLFPVMERNGVFDKRLAKAFESLLWTYDLAGGWREGILHQKLTKAEVLSHCPTFNEEHLTGGYLYFDARVDDARLTLNIARTAAFHGAAVVNHATVAEITRDGHGKVDGAIVHAGEREIRVRAGVVIMATGVWLRDWTGRRKGEARTLHIRPAKGVHVAIPWLKIRNDCTVTIPVPGRSRRATITRWGNVSYLGTTDEDYVGDLDNVMCTRQELDFLLEGARSALKTDLTPEDVVGSIAGCRPLVAPPGGKTLEIKRNHEIHTADDGLVTIVGGKLTTSRHMAEQTIDAAQKVIGKRSKCLTKAAYLLGAAGYDAQAIVASGGMSAHLGERYGTEARFVSDILQADATLARPIVEGLPYTEAEIVYAVRHELAGTVDDVLSRRIRARLMARDASARAAARVGQILQAELGLSEAAVARQVSEYLAAVALEKSVLMGDSA, from the coding sequence ATGGTGATTTTTCCATCCCGCAGCGCTAACCGCGAGCGCGCCGCCATGACCAGCACCGAGCCGTTGCGGCTGGTGCGCCGGGACCTGCTTGACCGCCTGGAGACAGATGCATTCGACATCCTGGTGGTCGGTGGTGGTGTGACGGGCGCCTACGCCGCGCTGGATGCCAGCTTGCGCGGCTATCGCGTGGCGCTGGTTGAAAAGTGCGACTTCGCCGCGGGGACTTCGTCCAAGTCATCCAAGATGGTGCACGGCGGCCTGCGCTATATCGAGCAGGGCAATCTCGGCCTGGTGCGCCATTCACTGCTGGAGCGCCAGCGCCTGCGCCGCAACGCGCGCCACCTGGTGCAACGGCTGCCGTTCCTGTTCCCGGTGATGGAGCGCAACGGCGTGTTCGACAAGCGCCTGGCCAAGGCCTTCGAGAGCCTGCTCTGGACCTACGACCTCGCCGGTGGCTGGCGCGAGGGAATCCTGCACCAGAAGCTGACCAAGGCCGAGGTGCTGTCCCACTGCCCGACCTTCAATGAGGAACATCTGACCGGCGGCTACCTGTACTTCGATGCGCGCGTCGACGATGCCCGCCTGACACTGAACATCGCGCGCACGGCAGCGTTCCATGGCGCGGCCGTGGTCAATCACGCGACCGTCGCCGAGATCACCCGCGACGGCCACGGCAAGGTGGATGGCGCCATTGTCCACGCCGGCGAGCGCGAGATCCGCGTGCGCGCAGGCGTGGTCATCATGGCAACCGGCGTCTGGCTGCGCGACTGGACCGGACGCAGGAAGGGCGAGGCCAGGACCCTGCACATTCGCCCCGCCAAGGGCGTCCACGTTGCCATCCCGTGGCTGAAGATCCGCAATGACTGCACGGTGACGATCCCGGTGCCCGGGCGCAGCCGCCGGGCAACCATCACGCGGTGGGGCAATGTGTCCTACCTTGGCACCACCGACGAAGACTATGTGGGCGACCTCGACAATGTCATGTGCACCCGGCAGGAACTCGACTTCCTGCTGGAGGGCGCGCGCTCGGCACTAAAGACCGACCTGACGCCGGAAGACGTGGTGGGCAGCATCGCGGGGTGTCGCCCGCTGGTGGCGCCGCCCGGCGGCAAGACCCTGGAAATCAAGCGCAATCACGAGATTCATACCGCGGACGACGGCCTGGTGACCATCGTCGGCGGCAAGCTCACGACCTCGCGGCACATGGCCGAGCAAACCATCGATGCAGCGCAGAAGGTCATCGGCAAGCGCAGCAAGTGCCTGACCAAAGCGGCCTATCTGCTCGGGGCGGCTGGCTATGACGCGCAGGCCATCGTCGCATCCGGCGGCATGTCCGCGCACCTGGGCGAGCGCTACGGCACAGAGGCGCGCTTTGTCAGCGACATCCTGCAGGCGGACGCCACCCTGGCTAGGCCGATCGTCGAAGGCCTGCCCTATACCGAGGCCGAAATCGTCTACGCCGTGCGCCATGAACTGGCCGGCACGGTTGACGACGTCTTGTCACGACGCATCCGCGCCCGCCTGATGGCGCGCGATGCCTCCGCCCGGGCCGCAGCGCGGGTGGGCCAGATCCTCCAGGCCGAACTCGGATTGTCCGAGGCGGCCGTGGCGCGGCAGGTCAGCGAATACCTGGCCGCCGTCGCCCTCGAAAAATCCGTCCTCATGGGAGACTCAGCATGA
- a CDS encoding S-(hydroxymethyl)glutathione dehydrogenase/class III alcohol dehydrogenase — protein sequence MKTKAAIAWKAGAPLTIEDVDLDGPRAGEVLVEVKATGICHTDYYTLSGADPEGIFPAILGHEGAGIVTDVGPGVTSLKPGDHVIPLYTPECRQCKFCLSRKTNLCQAIRATQGKGLMPDGTSRFSIDGKPIFHYMGTSTFANHIVVPEIALAKIRPDAPFDKVCYIGCGVTTGVGAVLFTAKVEAGANVVVFGLGGIGLNVIQAAKMVGADKIIGVDLNPGREAMARKFGMTHFINPKDVENVVDHIIQLTDGGADYSFECIGNTQVMRQALECCHKGWGKSIIIGVAEAGAEISTRPFQLVTGREWKGSAFGGARGRTDVPKIVDWYMEGKLNIDDLITHTLPLERINEGFDLMKRGESIRSVVLY from the coding sequence ATGAAAACCAAAGCCGCCATCGCCTGGAAAGCCGGTGCCCCGCTGACCATTGAAGACGTGGACCTGGACGGCCCGCGCGCCGGGGAAGTGCTGGTGGAAGTCAAGGCCACCGGTATCTGCCATACCGACTACTACACACTGTCTGGAGCCGACCCGGAAGGCATCTTCCCGGCGATCCTGGGCCACGAGGGCGCAGGCATCGTCACCGACGTCGGCCCTGGCGTCACCTCGCTCAAGCCTGGCGACCACGTGATCCCGCTGTACACGCCGGAATGCCGCCAGTGCAAGTTCTGCCTGTCGCGCAAGACCAACCTGTGCCAGGCAATCCGCGCCACCCAGGGCAAGGGCCTGATGCCGGACGGCACCTCGCGCTTCTCGATCGACGGCAAGCCGATCTTCCACTACATGGGCACCTCGACCTTCGCCAACCACATCGTGGTGCCGGAGATCGCGCTGGCCAAGATCCGCCCGGATGCGCCGTTCGACAAGGTCTGCTATATCGGCTGCGGCGTCACCACCGGCGTGGGCGCGGTGCTGTTCACCGCCAAGGTGGAAGCCGGCGCCAATGTGGTGGTGTTCGGCCTGGGCGGCATCGGCCTGAACGTGATCCAGGCGGCCAAGATGGTAGGCGCCGACAAGATCATCGGCGTAGACCTGAACCCTGGCCGCGAAGCCATGGCGCGCAAGTTCGGCATGACCCACTTCATCAACCCGAAGGACGTGGAGAACGTGGTCGACCACATCATCCAGCTGACCGACGGCGGTGCCGACTATTCGTTCGAATGCATCGGCAACACGCAGGTCATGCGCCAGGCGCTGGAGTGCTGCCACAAGGGCTGGGGCAAGTCGATCATCATCGGCGTGGCCGAGGCCGGCGCGGAGATCTCAACGCGCCCGTTCCAACTGGTGACGGGGCGCGAATGGAAGGGTTCGGCCTTCGGCGGCGCTCGCGGGCGCACTGACGTGCCGAAGATCGTCGACTGGTACATGGAAGGCAAGCTCAATATCGACGACCTGATCACGCATACGCTGCCGCTGGAGCGCATCAACGAGGGCTTCGACCTGATGAAGCGCGGCGAGTCGATCCGCTCCGTGGTGCTGTACTGA
- a CDS encoding NTP/NDP exchange transporter, whose translation MDDPARDPPAGGLARLRRGFGIHPGETGAVVAGFLFFFCLFASYFMLRPVRETMGIAGGVKNLQWLFTATFVVMLAAIPLYGAICARLPRRRFVPWVYAFFIANLLGFALATRALPDNVWLARVFYVWLSVFNLFVVSVAWSLMADVFRPEQARRLFALLAAGASAGGLVGPVLGGWLVPRIGLTGLMLLSAALLAATLPGVGWLFGWRRRAGAGVVQPGEAPAGAAQDPANPIGGGLLAGLSLLLRSRYLLGIGLFVILLATASTFLYFEQARLVAEAFPERTRQTQVFSALDAAVQALTILVQLFFTGRMARRYGVSVLLTAVPLAVACGFLVLALLPTFGVLAGVMILRRVGEYALLRPGREMLFTVVNPETKYKAKNVIDTAVYRAGDAVSAWVKTGIDALSGHPATVALAGAVLALAWAGLGWWLGRRHEGQLGPPDASLRRAVGNTAAR comes from the coding sequence GTGGACGATCCCGCGCGCGACCCGCCTGCCGGTGGCCTGGCCCGGCTGCGGCGCGGTTTCGGCATCCACCCCGGCGAGACCGGCGCCGTGGTGGCCGGCTTCCTGTTTTTCTTCTGCCTGTTCGCCAGCTATTTCATGCTGCGGCCAGTGCGCGAGACCATGGGCATTGCCGGCGGCGTGAAGAACCTGCAGTGGCTGTTCACCGCCACCTTTGTCGTGATGCTGGCCGCGATTCCGCTGTACGGCGCGATCTGCGCCAGGCTGCCGCGGCGCCGCTTCGTGCCCTGGGTGTACGCCTTCTTTATCGCCAACCTCCTGGGCTTTGCCCTGGCCACTCGCGCCCTGCCTGACAACGTCTGGCTGGCGCGCGTGTTCTACGTCTGGCTGTCGGTGTTCAACCTGTTCGTGGTGTCGGTGGCATGGAGCCTGATGGCCGATGTGTTCCGCCCCGAGCAGGCGCGCCGTCTGTTCGCACTGCTGGCCGCCGGCGCCAGCGCGGGCGGGCTGGTCGGGCCCGTGCTGGGCGGCTGGTTGGTGCCGCGGATCGGCCTGACCGGACTGATGCTGCTGTCGGCCGCGCTGCTGGCCGCCACGCTGCCCGGCGTGGGCTGGCTGTTCGGCTGGCGCCGCCGCGCCGGCGCGGGCGTGGTGCAGCCGGGCGAAGCCCCGGCCGGCGCGGCGCAGGATCCGGCCAACCCGATCGGCGGCGGGCTGCTGGCCGGGCTGTCGCTGCTGCTGCGCTCGCGCTACCTGCTCGGCATCGGCCTGTTCGTGATCCTGCTGGCCACGGCCAGTACCTTCCTGTATTTCGAGCAGGCGCGGCTGGTGGCCGAGGCCTTCCCGGAACGCACCCGCCAGACCCAGGTCTTCAGCGCGCTGGATGCTGCCGTGCAGGCGCTGACCATCCTGGTCCAGCTCTTCTTCACCGGCCGCATGGCGCGCCGCTATGGCGTCTCGGTACTGCTGACCGCGGTGCCGCTGGCGGTGGCCTGCGGCTTTCTCGTACTGGCGCTGTTGCCGACCTTCGGCGTGCTGGCCGGCGTGATGATCCTGCGCCGTGTCGGCGAATACGCGCTGCTGCGCCCCGGGCGCGAGATGCTGTTCACCGTGGTCAATCCCGAGACCAAGTACAAGGCCAAGAACGTGATCGACACCGCCGTCTACCGTGCGGGCGATGCAGTCAGTGCGTGGGTCAAGACGGGGATCGATGCGCTGTCGGGCCATCCCGCCACGGTGGCGCTGGCTGGCGCGGTGCTGGCGCTGGCGTGGGCGGGACTGGGGTGGTGGCTGGGGCGGCGGCATGAGGGGCAGCTGGGCCCGCCGGATGCCAGTCTGCGCCGTGCCGTGGGGAATACCGCTGCACGCTAG
- a CDS encoding FAD-binding oxidoreductase → MISKEAIKRGYNRGNYVVGAHTPPGYAANIQDTPDAPGLQRDTISVCAADLAALRKVADEVLTDTADVVAWTRDWWAGSMITETAGKPATPRGVIVRASTVEQVQAVMRIASASAIPVTVSAGRSNVTGAALPVRGGIVLDVCGLNKLVGFDKDSQIVDVEAGMFGDIFEETMQKEFGMTMGHWPSSYAISTVGGWVACRGAGQLSTRYGKIEDMVFGMDVVLADGSLVTVGGYSRAALGPDLQQLFIGSEGMLGVIVRVRLKLHRLPDYGRAIAYGFKTFAIGLDACREIMQRGANPAALRLYDKLESGVQFGLPDTNVLLVADEGSREMVDAVMTISERVCQERGDKLDSAAIFERWLDTRYLTGKSAEGFKRSPGFVADTLEMSGPWRDLAAIYTDVVKAINAVPGTLAGSAHQSHAYVDGACLYFSLRGEVAVEDRRKWYHQAWDAANAVLIQYNAALSHHHGIGLLRAPYMASSLDTAFPLLAAVKQALDPQNILNPGKLGLSDVLTNEPK, encoded by the coding sequence ATGATCAGCAAGGAAGCCATCAAGCGCGGCTACAACCGCGGCAACTACGTCGTCGGCGCCCACACGCCGCCGGGCTATGCGGCAAACATCCAGGACACCCCGGATGCGCCGGGCCTGCAACGTGACACCATTTCCGTCTGCGCGGCCGATCTCGCGGCCCTGCGCAAAGTGGCCGACGAGGTCTTGACCGATACCGCCGATGTCGTGGCGTGGACCCGCGACTGGTGGGCCGGATCGATGATCACAGAGACCGCAGGCAAGCCCGCCACGCCGCGCGGGGTCATCGTACGCGCTTCCACCGTGGAACAGGTGCAGGCAGTCATGCGCATTGCCAGCGCCAGTGCCATTCCGGTCACCGTATCGGCCGGCCGCAGCAACGTGACGGGCGCCGCCCTGCCCGTGCGCGGCGGAATCGTGCTGGACGTGTGCGGCCTTAACAAGCTGGTCGGATTCGACAAGGACAGCCAGATCGTCGACGTGGAAGCCGGCATGTTCGGCGACATCTTCGAGGAGACCATGCAGAAGGAATTCGGCATGACGATGGGCCACTGGCCATCATCGTACGCGATCAGCACGGTCGGCGGATGGGTAGCCTGCCGCGGCGCCGGTCAGTTGTCCACGCGCTACGGCAAGATCGAGGACATGGTGTTTGGCATGGACGTGGTGCTGGCCGACGGCAGCCTGGTCACCGTAGGCGGCTACTCGCGCGCGGCATTGGGCCCGGATCTGCAGCAACTGTTCATCGGGTCCGAAGGCATGCTGGGCGTGATCGTGCGCGTGCGCCTCAAGCTGCACCGCCTGCCCGACTACGGGCGTGCCATCGCCTATGGCTTCAAGACCTTTGCCATTGGCCTGGACGCCTGCCGCGAGATCATGCAACGCGGGGCCAACCCCGCCGCGCTGCGGCTCTATGACAAACTGGAGAGCGGAGTGCAGTTCGGGCTGCCCGACACCAACGTCCTGCTGGTTGCCGACGAGGGCTCGCGCGAGATGGTCGATGCGGTGATGACGATCAGCGAGCGCGTGTGCCAGGAACGTGGTGACAAGCTGGACAGCGCGGCGATTTTCGAACGCTGGCTCGATACGCGCTACCTGACGGGCAAGAGCGCCGAGGGCTTCAAGCGCAGCCCCGGCTTTGTCGCCGACACGCTCGAAATGTCGGGACCGTGGCGCGACCTGGCTGCCATCTACACGGACGTTGTCAAGGCCATCAATGCCGTGCCGGGCACCCTCGCCGGCTCCGCGCATCAGTCGCACGCCTATGTGGACGGCGCCTGCCTGTACTTCTCGCTGCGCGGCGAGGTCGCGGTGGAGGACCGCCGGAAGTGGTATCACCAGGCATGGGATGCTGCCAATGCGGTGCTGATCCAATACAATGCGGCACTGAGCCACCACCACGGAATCGGACTGCTGCGCGCGCCATACATGGCCTCGTCGCTGGACACGGCATTCCCGCTGCTGGCGGCAGTCAAGCAGGCACTTGACCCGCAGAATATCCTGAACCCAGGCAAGCTGGGTCTCAGTGACGTGCTCACCAACGAACCGAAGTAA
- a CDS encoding aldo/keto reductase → MPLDRRSFLALAAGLAACAALPAGAATVAVPMRRNIPGTTEALPVIGMGTADTFNVGTGADERKPLAEVMGLLLQSEGSVVDTAPSYGSAEAVTGDLLRAANARSRVFLATKISAKSGAPAQAQWAHSLADLHVDKIDLLQIHNLIDWQANLRWLRELKEQGRIRYLGITHYREDAHEALEKIVRSERVDFVQINYSVAERNAERTLLPLCEARGVAVLVNRPFQDGRLFRVVKDRPLPPWAGDIDCGSWGQLFLKFIVSHPAVTAAIPATSKPRNMADNLGAGLGRMPDPGQRERIAALLR, encoded by the coding sequence ATGCCACTAGATCGCCGCTCCTTCCTGGCCCTGGCCGCCGGCCTCGCCGCCTGCGCCGCCCTGCCCGCCGGCGCTGCCACCGTAGCCGTGCCAATGCGCCGCAACATCCCGGGCACCACCGAAGCCCTGCCCGTGATCGGCATGGGCACCGCCGACACCTTCAACGTCGGCACCGGCGCTGATGAACGCAAGCCGCTGGCGGAGGTGATGGGCCTGCTTCTGCAGAGCGAAGGGTCGGTCGTCGATACCGCGCCCAGCTACGGCAGCGCCGAAGCCGTGACCGGCGACCTGCTGCGCGCGGCCAATGCCCGCAGCCGGGTGTTCCTGGCCACCAAGATCTCGGCCAAGTCCGGCGCGCCCGCGCAGGCGCAATGGGCGCACTCGCTGGCCGACCTGCACGTGGACAAGATCGACCTGCTGCAGATACACAACCTGATCGACTGGCAGGCCAACCTGCGCTGGCTGCGCGAGCTGAAGGAACAGGGCCGCATTCGCTACCTGGGCATCACCCATTACCGCGAGGACGCGCACGAGGCGCTGGAGAAGATCGTGCGCAGCGAGCGCGTGGACTTTGTCCAGATCAACTACTCCGTGGCCGAGCGCAATGCCGAGCGTACGCTGCTGCCGCTGTGCGAAGCGCGTGGGGTGGCGGTGCTGGTCAACCGGCCTTTCCAGGACGGGCGCCTCTTTCGCGTCGTCAAGGACCGCCCGCTGCCACCGTGGGCCGGCGATATCGACTGCGGCTCGTGGGGCCAGTTGTTCCTGAAGTTCATCGTCAGCCATCCCGCCGTGACCGCGGCGATCCCGGCCACCTCCAAGCCGCGCAACATGGCCGACAACCTTGGGGCCGGACTGGGCCGCATGCCCGATCCCGGCCAGCGCGAGCGCATCGCCGCGCTGCTGCGCTGA
- a CDS encoding glycerol-3-phosphate responsive antiterminator — MDRSLGARLTRHPVIGTLYGVDQIDAIFESVAEVCIVANVELRKLQPVIATLASAGKYVIVNIDSCEGLSQDKGGVDYLADIGVTSLVSTRVATIQRANRAGMVTMQKVFVTDRSTWPRSVKALEQSDPNLVQLMPAPMLSHLPEADRKALPPIVTSGFVCNRDDIRSALAHGAVAVSTSDRKLWNLEARALKA; from the coding sequence ATGGACAGGTCCCTCGGTGCGCGCCTGACGCGACACCCCGTCATCGGCACACTCTACGGTGTTGACCAGATCGACGCCATCTTTGAAAGCGTGGCCGAAGTCTGCATCGTCGCCAACGTGGAGTTGCGCAAGCTGCAGCCCGTCATCGCCACGCTGGCCAGCGCTGGCAAGTACGTCATCGTCAATATCGACAGCTGCGAAGGCTTGTCGCAGGACAAGGGCGGGGTGGATTATCTGGCCGACATCGGGGTGACCAGTCTGGTTTCCACGCGCGTGGCAACGATCCAGCGGGCCAACCGCGCGGGCATGGTGACGATGCAGAAGGTCTTTGTGACCGACCGTTCCACCTGGCCGCGCAGCGTCAAGGCGCTCGAACAGAGCGACCCGAACCTGGTGCAGCTGATGCCGGCGCCGATGCTGTCGCACCTGCCCGAAGCGGACCGCAAGGCGCTGCCGCCGATCGTGACATCAGGCTTTGTCTGCAATCGGGATGATATCCGCAGCGCGCTCGCACATGGCGCTGTGGCCGTCTCCACCAGCGACCGCAAGCTCTGGAATCTGGAAGCGAGAGCGCTCAAGGCGTAA
- a CDS encoding FGGY family carbohydrate kinase: MTQRRNVILAIDEGTSGTRAAVVAADGHVMCLEYTTLEVRSPCPGVVEQDANVLLDKTLAVCRATLAQAARQNLTVTALAIATQRATAVLWDTQTGRALVPAMVWQDTRYAADLDQLAPAWDANLRKTVGRPTGVRSPYLWAARHLRDTPAVADAFSARRLAFGTIDSWLLWHLSTARACITTPTNATSCNAYVLTGHRYQLDWIDALGFPRELLPELRQDADDFGRTRPDVLGIDVPILACAGDQLAGAIGLGCLDAGQAMCLHGTGSFVDLVVGPNLPARSGKSDSTLTMTARRQLGVSHFSVETFVATTGSALNWVCDKLGWFQNARQISALASTVASSRGVTFIPALTGLRVPRMQPEARAALTGISMATTQAEMAFAILEGIAHSVTSCIEANREIAGVPVSELVVGGGLSGSDALLQMQADLSGIPIHRMKETDRASLRGIAYLAGSSGLLWDSMQQARATTTPDAVFEPAISADERAQRRARWNARVASELNHADALAVH; this comes from the coding sequence ATGACCCAGCGCAGAAATGTCATCCTTGCGATCGATGAGGGCACCTCAGGCACGCGGGCAGCGGTGGTGGCCGCCGACGGTCATGTCATGTGCCTCGAGTACACCACGCTTGAGGTCCGATCCCCCTGCCCTGGCGTGGTCGAACAGGACGCCAACGTCTTGCTCGACAAAACCCTGGCGGTTTGCCGCGCCACCCTGGCGCAGGCTGCTCGCCAAAACCTGACTGTCACCGCCCTCGCCATCGCCACCCAGCGCGCCACCGCGGTACTGTGGGACACGCAGACCGGACGTGCGCTGGTACCCGCCATGGTGTGGCAGGACACGCGGTACGCGGCCGATCTTGACCAGCTCGCGCCGGCATGGGACGCAAATCTGCGCAAAACGGTCGGCCGCCCCACCGGTGTACGCTCGCCATACCTGTGGGCAGCGCGGCACCTGCGCGACACGCCGGCTGTGGCTGACGCCTTCAGTGCGCGCCGGCTCGCCTTCGGCACCATCGACAGCTGGCTGCTCTGGCACCTGTCGACGGCACGCGCATGCATCACCACGCCGACCAACGCCACCTCATGCAACGCCTACGTGCTGACCGGGCATCGCTACCAGCTCGACTGGATCGACGCGCTTGGCTTTCCGCGTGAACTGCTGCCTGAGCTGCGCCAGGATGCGGACGACTTCGGCCGCACGCGGCCGGACGTGCTGGGTATCGACGTACCGATCCTGGCTTGTGCCGGGGACCAGCTCGCCGGCGCAATCGGCCTCGGATGTCTCGATGCCGGCCAGGCGATGTGCCTGCATGGCACCGGCAGCTTCGTCGATCTGGTAGTCGGCCCGAACCTTCCCGCACGCAGTGGCAAGTCGGACAGCACCCTGACCATGACCGCGCGCCGGCAGCTGGGCGTGTCGCACTTCTCCGTCGAAACCTTTGTCGCCACCACCGGCTCCGCGCTCAACTGGGTCTGCGACAAGCTCGGCTGGTTTCAGAACGCCAGGCAAATCAGTGCGCTGGCCAGCACTGTTGCGTCGTCACGGGGCGTGACCTTTATTCCCGCGCTGACAGGGTTGCGGGTCCCACGCATGCAGCCTGAAGCGCGCGCAGCATTGACCGGTATCTCGATGGCAACGACGCAGGCCGAGATGGCCTTTGCCATCCTCGAAGGCATTGCGCATTCGGTAACTTCATGCATCGAGGCAAACCGGGAGATCGCGGGCGTGCCGGTGTCGGAGCTCGTGGTTGGCGGCGGCTTGTCCGGCAGCGATGCGCTGCTGCAAATGCAGGCGGATCTCAGCGGAATTCCCATCCACCGCATGAAGGAGACCGACCGCGCCAGCCTGCGCGGCATCGCTTACCTTGCCGGCTCATCCGGCCTGCTTTGGGATTCCATGCAGCAGGCCCGTGCCACCACCACCCCGGACGCGGTATTCGAACCGGCGATCAGCGCCGATGAACGTGCCCAGCGGCGCGCGCGCTGGAATGCGCGGGTGGCATCCGAGCTCAACCATGCGGACGCGCTTGCGGTCCATTAA
- a CDS encoding MFS transporter yields the protein MQRSAIKIRGIDDVIAYIDSCPGIRGRAGVIWWLALGGLFLDAFSNSALSAGLGPMTRNLQLAPAKVALLTSFASWVAIAFNPIGGWMADRWGRVRPLILAKVLAVVGALLVVFAPGFEVILAGRFFVGAAYGIDFAIAMAVLAEFTPVKLKSRLNTWQGMWYTAVCSNLLLALLFYSWDVGDTIWRYSVAATAVFGVIILLLQGLFLVESPIWLARKEWLDAAAHAMTRIYGREFVAAPPAERIPVLNQARRGLANVLLIFRGVYLPRTILAATVQIGQSIQYFAIGWYLPLISAALFGKDFVYATIGALVFNVCGIFGGFLSPFIGRKLGLRRASAFGFAAVFAMLLILGLFNGKMPMWMAVVVPSLFILFHSGGPGANGKSLSSLSFRSELRAGANGIIGALGAIGAALGLLVFPLFRAQYGLETTFLILSVVPLLASIICFAIRWDPTRTTINPDNEADAPQFKGDVPDAPGFMNPAIEKARP from the coding sequence GTGCAACGCTCTGCCATCAAAATTCGTGGCATCGATGATGTCATTGCCTACATAGATTCCTGCCCAGGCATTCGCGGCAGGGCCGGTGTCATCTGGTGGCTCGCACTCGGCGGGCTATTCCTTGATGCGTTTTCCAATTCTGCGCTGAGCGCCGGCCTCGGGCCGATGACGCGCAACCTTCAACTCGCGCCCGCAAAGGTCGCCCTGTTGACCTCGTTTGCCTCCTGGGTGGCCATTGCCTTCAACCCTATCGGCGGCTGGATGGCCGACCGCTGGGGCCGCGTCCGCCCGCTGATTCTCGCCAAGGTCCTGGCTGTGGTCGGCGCATTGCTGGTGGTGTTTGCCCCCGGCTTCGAGGTGATCCTGGCCGGGCGCTTCTTTGTCGGTGCGGCCTACGGCATCGACTTTGCCATCGCCATGGCGGTGCTGGCGGAGTTCACGCCGGTGAAGCTCAAGAGTCGGCTGAACACGTGGCAAGGCATGTGGTACACGGCCGTCTGCTCCAACTTGCTGCTGGCACTGCTGTTCTACTCCTGGGACGTTGGCGATACGATCTGGCGCTACTCAGTGGCAGCCACCGCGGTCTTTGGCGTGATCATCCTGCTGCTGCAAGGCTTGTTCCTGGTGGAAAGCCCGATCTGGCTGGCACGCAAGGAATGGCTCGATGCCGCCGCGCATGCCATGACGCGCATCTACGGACGTGAGTTCGTTGCCGCCCCGCCCGCGGAACGCATCCCCGTCCTCAACCAGGCGCGCCGCGGCCTGGCCAATGTGCTGTTGATCTTCCGCGGCGTCTACCTGCCGCGCACCATCCTGGCGGCCACCGTGCAGATCGGGCAGTCGATCCAGTACTTCGCGATCGGCTGGTACCTGCCGCTGATCAGTGCGGCCCTGTTCGGCAAGGACTTTGTCTACGCGACGATCGGCGCGCTGGTCTTCAACGTCTGCGGCATCTTTGGCGGCTTCCTCTCGCCCTTTATAGGCCGGAAGCTGGGCCTGCGCCGCGCCTCGGCATTCGGCTTTGCGGCGGTATTCGCCATGCTGCTGATCCTGGGCTTGTTTAACGGCAAGATGCCGATGTGGATGGCAGTGGTCGTTCCGTCGCTGTTCATCCTGTTCCACTCGGGCGGGCCCGGCGCAAACGGCAAGAGCCTGTCGTCACTGTCTTTCCGCAGCGAACTGCGCGCGGGCGCCAACGGCATCATCGGCGCGCTCGGTGCCATCGGCGCTGCACTGGGCCTGCTGGTCTTCCCGCTGTTCCGCGCACAGTATGGGCTGGAGACCACCTTCCTGATTCTCTCCGTGGTCCCGCTGCTGGCAAGCATCATCTGCTTTGCGATCCGCTGGGACCCGACCCGCACCACCATCAACCCCGACAATGAAGCCGACGCCCCGCAGTTCAAGGGCGATGTGCCGGACGCTCCGGGCTTCATGAATCCCGCGATTGAAAAGGCCCGCCCATGA